In Massilistercora timonensis, the following are encoded in one genomic region:
- a CDS encoding NAD(P)/FAD-dependent oxidoreductase, which translates to MKKILVIGGGAAGMFAAIAAGRKGYSVSLFEKNEKLGKKLFITGKGRCNLTNACDMEVLFESVVTNSRFLYSSFYGFTNQDTIAFFEELGLPTKVERGERVFPRSDHSSDVIRVLEQELKRLGVRVFLNREVREIREKDGRFQEIVLADGKKVEGDACIVATGGISYRTTGSTGDGYRFARELGHTVKECRPSLVPMETGEGWTRELQGLSLRNVSAAIYDGKKKLYEEFGEMLFTHYGVSGPLMLTASSYVGEKLISHPLKLVIDLKPALSQEQLDHRILRDFEENKNRQFKNSLGKLFPAKLIPVMVDLSGINPEKKVHEISREERRAFVELVKALPMTLTGLRGFNEAIITKGGVHTKEIDPGTMESRLVKGLCFAGEVLDLDAVTGGFNLQIAWSTGYAAGNGI; encoded by the coding sequence ATGAAGAAAATACTGGTGATCGGCGGAGGTGCCGCAGGCATGTTCGCCGCCATCGCGGCTGGCCGGAAGGGATATTCGGTCAGCCTTTTTGAAAAGAATGAGAAATTAGGAAAGAAGCTGTTTATTACTGGAAAGGGGCGCTGCAACCTGACCAACGCCTGCGATATGGAGGTGCTTTTTGAATCCGTGGTCACCAATTCCCGGTTCCTCTACAGCAGCTTCTACGGGTTTACCAACCAGGACACTATCGCCTTTTTTGAAGAGCTGGGTCTTCCCACCAAGGTGGAACGGGGAGAGCGGGTCTTCCCAAGATCGGATCATTCCTCCGATGTGATCCGGGTGCTGGAGCAGGAGCTGAAGCGGCTGGGAGTCCGGGTGTTCCTGAACCGGGAAGTTCGGGAGATTCGGGAAAAGGATGGAAGATTTCAGGAAATCGTGCTTGCAGACGGGAAAAAGGTGGAGGGCGACGCCTGTATCGTGGCCACCGGCGGCATCTCCTACCGGACCACCGGTTCCACCGGAGACGGCTACCGTTTCGCCAGAGAGCTGGGACACACGGTGAAAGAATGCCGGCCTTCTCTGGTTCCTATGGAGACCGGTGAAGGGTGGACCAGGGAACTTCAGGGCTTAAGTCTGAGAAATGTGTCGGCGGCGATCTATGACGGGAAGAAGAAACTCTATGAGGAGTTCGGGGAAATGCTTTTCACCCATTACGGGGTCAGCGGCCCTCTGATGCTCACCGCCAGCAGCTATGTGGGAGAGAAACTTATCAGTCATCCACTTAAGCTGGTGATCGACTTAAAGCCGGCTTTAAGCCAGGAGCAGTTGGATCACCGGATCCTGCGGGATTTTGAGGAGAATAAGAACAGGCAGTTTAAGAATTCTCTTGGGAAACTTTTCCCCGCCAAGCTGATCCCGGTGATGGTGGACTTAAGCGGTATAAATCCGGAGAAGAAGGTGCATGAGATCTCCCGGGAAGAAAGAAGGGCGTTTGTAGAACTGGTGAAAGCTCTGCCCATGACGCTGACGGGCCTGCGGGGGTTCAACGAGGCGATCATCACAAAGGGAGGAGTCCATACTAAGGAGATCGATCCCGGGACCATGGAGTCCAGGCTGGTGAAGGGGCTTTGTTTTGCCGGAGAGGTGCTGGATCTTGACGCGGTTACAGGAGGGTTTAATCTGCAGATCGCCTGGAGCACCGGATACGCGGCGGGAAATGGGATTTGA
- a CDS encoding oxaloacetate decarboxylase subunit alpha: MAEIEKKPIKITETVLRDAHQSLIATRMTTEQMLPIVEKMDQVGYHSVECWGGATFDASLRFLKEDPWDRLRKFRDGFKNTKLQMLFRGQNILGYRPYADDVVEYFVQKSAANGIDIIRIFDCLNDLRNLQTAVKAANKEKAEAQVALSYTLGDAYTLDYWVDIAKRIEDMGANSICIKDMAGLLLPYAATELVGVLKDAVDLPIQLHTHYTSGVASMTYLKAVEAGVDVIDTAMSPFALGTSQPATEVMVETFKGTPYDTGLDQKLLSEIADYFRPIRDEALDSGLLNPKNLGVNIKTLLYQVPGGMLSNLTSQLKDQNAEDRYYEVLEEVPRVRKDLGEPPLVTPSSQIVGTQAVLNVLMGERYKVATKETKDILSGKYGATVKPFNEEVKKKVLDPDTEIITCRPADLIPDELDTLRKEMEQWSQQDEDVLTYALFPQVAVDFFKYREAQQTKVDQTVADTESGSYPV, encoded by the coding sequence ATGGCAGAGATAGAGAAAAAACCAATCAAGATCACTGAGACGGTGCTGCGGGACGCCCATCAGTCCCTGATCGCCACCCGGATGACAACGGAACAGATGCTCCCCATCGTAGAGAAGATGGACCAGGTGGGATACCATTCGGTAGAGTGCTGGGGCGGAGCCACCTTTGACGCATCCCTTCGTTTCCTGAAGGAAGATCCCTGGGACCGGCTGCGGAAATTCCGGGACGGCTTCAAGAACACCAAGCTGCAGATGCTCTTCCGGGGGCAGAATATCCTGGGATACCGGCCCTACGCTGACGATGTGGTAGAGTATTTCGTACAGAAATCCGCCGCCAACGGCATTGACATCATCCGTATTTTTGACTGCTTAAACGACCTTCGCAACCTGCAGACAGCAGTGAAGGCGGCAAATAAAGAGAAGGCGGAGGCGCAGGTCGCCCTTTCCTATACCCTGGGAGACGCTTACACCCTGGATTACTGGGTGGATATCGCGAAGCGGATCGAGGATATGGGGGCCAACTCCATCTGTATCAAGGACATGGCGGGACTTCTTCTTCCCTACGCGGCCACAGAGCTGGTAGGAGTGCTGAAAGACGCGGTGGATCTGCCTATCCAGCTCCACACCCACTATACGTCCGGCGTGGCTTCCATGACCTATCTGAAGGCAGTAGAGGCAGGAGTGGATGTGATCGACACCGCGATGTCGCCCTTTGCTCTGGGAACGTCCCAGCCGGCTACCGAGGTTATGGTGGAGACCTTCAAGGGAACGCCCTATGACACCGGCCTGGATCAGAAGCTGCTCTCAGAGATCGCTGATTACTTCCGGCCCATCCGGGACGAGGCGCTGGACAGCGGTCTTCTGAACCCCAAGAACCTGGGCGTCAACATCAAGACCCTGCTGTATCAGGTACCGGGCGGTATGCTCTCCAACCTGACGTCCCAGTTAAAGGACCAGAACGCGGAAGACCGGTACTACGAAGTGCTGGAGGAAGTGCCAAGAGTCCGCAAAGACCTGGGCGAGCCGCCTCTTGTCACCCCGTCTTCCCAGATCGTGGGAACCCAGGCAGTGCTCAACGTGCTGATGGGAGAGCGGTACAAAGTGGCGACCAAAGAGACCAAAGATATCTTAAGCGGCAAATACGGCGCTACCGTGAAGCCGTTTAATGAGGAAGTGAAGAAGAAGGTTCTGGATCCGGATACAGAGATCATTACCTGCCGTCCGGCGGATCTGATCCCGGATGAGCTTGATACCCTGCGCAAAGAGATGGAGCAGTGGAGCCAGCAGGACGAAGACGTGCTGACCTACGCCCTGTTCCCGCAGGTGGCGGTAGATTTCTTCAAATACCGGGAAGCACAGCAGACCAAGGTAGACCAGACGGTGGCAGACACCGAGAGCGGAAGCTATCCGGTTTAG
- a CDS encoding carboxyl transferase domain-containing protein, with product MGNTATEQAAGKRINALLDAGSFVEIGGAVTARNTDFNLQEQKTPADGVITGYGVIDGNLVYVYSQDASVLGGAVGEMHAKKITRIYDMAMKMGAPVIGFIDCAGLRLQEGTDALEAFGSLYRTQAMASGVIPQITAVFGACGGGLSLIPALTDFTFMEEQGKIFVNSPNAIPGNRVEKCDTSSAGFQSENTGLVDGVGTEEEILAEIRTLIGMLPCNNEEDVSYEECTDDLNRLCENMEGAAADGAVALSQISDGGVFFETKKAFARDMVTGFIRLNGMTVGAVANRWKVFDEEANVAEEFDGSLSANGAQKAADFVRFCDAFNIPVLTLTNVSGFKASDYDEKHLAAAAARLAGAFAEATVPKVNVITGKAFGNAYVVMNSKSTGADMVYAWPSSQIGMMEPALAAKIMYADGDAATQKEKAAEYAALQDSPLSAAARGYVDTIIQPVDTRKYVIGAFEMLFTKREERPAKKHGTV from the coding sequence ATGGGCAACACGGCAACAGAACAGGCGGCCGGCAAGCGGATCAACGCATTGCTGGACGCAGGCAGCTTTGTTGAGATCGGCGGCGCTGTGACGGCGCGGAACACGGATTTCAACCTGCAGGAACAGAAAACTCCGGCTGACGGAGTGATCACAGGCTACGGAGTGATCGACGGCAACCTGGTCTATGTGTACAGCCAGGACGCTTCCGTCCTGGGCGGGGCGGTCGGCGAGATGCACGCGAAAAAGATCACCCGCATCTATGACATGGCCATGAAGATGGGAGCGCCGGTCATCGGATTTATCGACTGCGCGGGTTTACGGCTCCAGGAAGGGACAGACGCCCTGGAGGCATTTGGAAGCCTGTACCGCACCCAGGCCATGGCTTCCGGCGTGATCCCCCAGATCACAGCCGTATTTGGGGCCTGCGGCGGGGGACTTTCCCTGATCCCGGCGCTGACGGACTTTACATTCATGGAGGAGCAGGGGAAGATCTTCGTCAATTCTCCCAACGCCATCCCCGGAAACCGGGTGGAGAAATGCGACACATCTTCCGCCGGGTTCCAGAGCGAGAACACCGGCCTTGTGGACGGTGTGGGGACAGAAGAAGAGATCCTTGCAGAGATCCGCACGCTGATCGGCATGCTTCCCTGCAATAATGAAGAGGATGTTTCCTATGAGGAGTGCACCGACGATCTGAACCGTCTGTGTGAGAATATGGAAGGGGCGGCCGCCGACGGCGCGGTAGCGCTCTCCCAGATCTCGGATGGCGGCGTGTTCTTCGAGACAAAGAAGGCATTTGCCAGAGATATGGTCACCGGGTTCATCCGCCTGAACGGCATGACGGTGGGCGCGGTAGCCAACCGGTGGAAGGTCTTCGATGAGGAGGCAAATGTGGCGGAGGAGTTTGACGGCTCCCTGTCTGCAAATGGAGCGCAGAAGGCAGCAGATTTCGTCCGTTTCTGCGATGCTTTCAACATCCCGGTGCTGACCCTGACCAACGTGTCCGGATTCAAGGCTTCCGATTATGACGAGAAACACCTGGCAGCGGCGGCGGCCCGCCTGGCCGGCGCATTTGCAGAGGCCACGGTGCCCAAGGTAAATGTGATCACCGGCAAGGCATTCGGTAATGCCTATGTGGTGATGAACAGCAAATCCACAGGGGCGGATATGGTCTACGCCTGGCCATCCTCCCAGATCGGTATGATGGAGCCTGCCCTGGCGGCGAAGATCATGTACGCCGATGGGGACGCGGCGACCCAGAAGGAGAAGGCGGCGGAGTATGCGGCGCTTCAGGACAGCCCCCTTTCTGCGGCGGCAAGAGGCTATGTGGATACCATTATCCAGCCGGTGGACACCAGGAAATATGTGATCGGCGCGTTTGAGATGCTGTTTACCAAACGGGAGGAGCGCCCCGCGAAAAAACATGGAACGGTTTAG
- the gcvH gene encoding glycine cleavage system protein GcvH, with protein sequence MEFREELKYSKSHEWVKEEGEEVVIGLTDYAQSELGDLVFVNLPEEGDEVTVGEPFADVESVKAVSDVYSPVSGVISEINEELLDTPEAINEAPYDAWFVRVKEITDTEELLDAAAYQAYVENQ encoded by the coding sequence ATGGAGTTCAGAGAAGAGTTGAAGTATTCCAAATCCCACGAGTGGGTAAAAGAAGAGGGAGAGGAAGTGGTGATCGGCCTTACCGATTACGCCCAGTCCGAGCTTGGGGATCTGGTGTTTGTCAATCTGCCGGAAGAGGGCGACGAGGTGACGGTGGGAGAGCCATTTGCAGACGTAGAGTCTGTCAAGGCGGTATCAGACGTGTACTCACCGGTGTCCGGCGTGATCAGTGAGATCAACGAGGAGCTTCTGGACACCCCGGAGGCCATCAATGAGGCGCCTTATGACGCATGGTTCGTCAGGGTGAAGGAAATCACAGATACGGAGGAGCTGCTGGACGCAGCGGCCTATCAGGCATATGTAGAGAACCAGTAG
- the gcvT gene encoding glycine cleavage system aminomethyltransferase GcvT produces MELKTPLYEAHVRAGGKMVPFAGYLLPVQYQTGVIKEHMAVRQAAGLFDVSHMGEILCEGPDALANLQRLLTNSFVNLTDGQARYSPMCNEKGGTVDDLIVYKRSDDHYLIVVNAANKDKDYQWMLDHQSGNVTFQDVSEDYAQLALQGPKAMDILGKLAKEESIPKKYYHAVFDGEVAGIPCVVSRTGYTGEDGVELYLDSARAEEMWEALLEAGREEGLIPCGLGARDTLRMEAAMPLYGHEMDEEVTPLETGLGFAVKMAKEDFIGKKALEEAGEPGRKRVGLQVTGRGIIREEQPVYLEGEKIGTTTSGTHCPYLGYPVAMALVDAAYATEGTLVNVEVRGRMVEAQIVPLPFYKKK; encoded by the coding sequence ATGGAATTGAAGACTCCACTTTATGAAGCCCATGTAAGGGCCGGCGGCAAGATGGTTCCTTTTGCCGGGTACCTTTTGCCGGTGCAGTACCAGACAGGGGTGATCAAGGAGCATATGGCGGTGCGCCAGGCGGCGGGTCTTTTTGACGTGTCCCACATGGGGGAGATCCTCTGCGAGGGGCCGGACGCCCTTGCCAATCTGCAGAGGCTTCTGACCAACAGCTTCGTCAACCTGACGGACGGCCAGGCACGGTACAGCCCCATGTGCAATGAGAAGGGAGGCACGGTGGATGACCTGATCGTCTACAAGCGCTCGGACGATCACTATCTGATCGTGGTAAATGCAGCCAACAAGGATAAGGATTATCAGTGGATGCTGGATCACCAGTCCGGGAATGTGACTTTCCAGGATGTGTCTGAGGATTATGCCCAGCTGGCCCTTCAGGGGCCAAAAGCCATGGACATCCTTGGAAAACTTGCCAAAGAGGAGAGTATTCCCAAAAAGTACTACCATGCAGTGTTCGACGGGGAAGTGGCAGGGATCCCCTGTGTCGTCTCCCGCACCGGCTATACCGGCGAGGACGGGGTGGAACTTTATCTGGACAGCGCCCGGGCGGAAGAGATGTGGGAAGCCCTCCTGGAGGCAGGAAGAGAAGAAGGCCTGATCCCCTGCGGGCTGGGAGCCAGGGATACCCTCCGGATGGAGGCGGCCATGCCTCTCTACGGCCATGAGATGGATGAGGAAGTGACCCCTCTGGAGACAGGCCTGGGATTCGCGGTGAAGATGGCCAAGGAAGATTTCATTGGAAAGAAAGCCCTGGAAGAAGCTGGGGAACCCGGACGTAAGCGGGTGGGGCTGCAAGTGACCGGACGAGGCATCATCCGGGAGGAGCAGCCGGTTTATCTTGAGGGAGAGAAGATCGGGACAACCACTTCCGGGACCCACTGCCCCTATCTTGGCTACCCGGTAGCCATGGCTCTTGTAGACGCGGCTTACGCCACAGAGGGAACTCTGGTAAATGTGGAAGTGCGGGGGCGGATGGTGGAGGCTCAGATAGTTCCTCTGCCTTTTTATAAAAAGAAGTAA
- a CDS encoding sodium ion-translocating decarboxylase subunit beta, whose protein sequence is MEYILTTLGNLVHQSAFFSLTWGNLIMIAVACVFLYLAIRHGFEPLLLVPIAFGMLLVNIYPDIMLHIEDAENGTGGLLYYFYLLDEWSILPSLIFLGVGAMTDFGPLIANPKSFLMGAAAQLGIFVAYLGAMAMGFSDKAAAAISIIGGADGPTSIFLAGKLEQTAILGPIAVAAYSYMSLVPIIQPPIMKLLTTEKERKIKMEQLRPVSKLERILFPIIVTIVVCVILPTTAPLVGMLMLGNLFRESGVVRQLVDTASNALMYIVVILLGTSVGATTSAEAFLNVDTVKIVILGLVAFAFGTAGGVLLGKLMCVATHGKVNPLIGSAGVSAVPMAARVSQKVGAEADPTNFLLMHAMGPNVAGVIGTAVAAGTFMAIFGVM, encoded by the coding sequence ATGGAATATATTTTAACAACGCTGGGAAATCTCGTGCATCAGTCCGCGTTCTTCAGCCTCACCTGGGGGAACCTGATCATGATCGCGGTGGCATGTGTTTTCCTTTATCTGGCAATCCGGCATGGATTTGAGCCATTGCTTCTGGTGCCAATCGCCTTCGGTATGCTGCTGGTCAACATTTACCCGGATATCATGCTGCATATCGAGGATGCGGAGAATGGCACCGGCGGGCTTTTGTATTACTTCTATCTGCTGGACGAGTGGTCCATCCTGCCCTCCCTCATTTTCCTGGGAGTAGGCGCGATGACAGACTTTGGACCGCTGATCGCCAACCCTAAGAGTTTCCTCATGGGTGCGGCGGCCCAGCTTGGTATCTTCGTGGCTTATCTGGGAGCCATGGCGATGGGATTCTCGGACAAGGCGGCTGCGGCCATCTCCATCATCGGCGGCGCGGACGGCCCCACCTCTATCTTCCTGGCAGGGAAGCTGGAGCAGACGGCGATCCTTGGCCCCATCGCGGTGGCGGCATATTCGTATATGTCCCTGGTACCCATCATCCAGCCTCCCATCATGAAGCTTCTCACCACAGAGAAGGAGCGGAAGATCAAGATGGAGCAGCTGCGTCCGGTATCCAAACTGGAGCGGATCCTGTTCCCCATCATCGTTACCATCGTAGTGTGTGTGATCCTTCCCACCACAGCGCCTCTGGTAGGTATGCTGATGCTGGGCAACCTGTTCCGGGAGTCCGGCGTGGTGCGCCAGCTGGTGGATACAGCGTCCAACGCGCTGATGTACATTGTAGTCATCCTGCTGGGAACATCGGTAGGAGCCACCACCAGCGCGGAGGCTTTCCTGAACGTGGACACGGTGAAGATCGTGATCCTGGGCCTTGTGGCCTTTGCCTTTGGTACGGCAGGCGGCGTGCTTCTTGGCAAGCTGATGTGCGTTGCAACTCACGGCAAGGTGAACCCGCTGATCGGGTCCGCCGGCGTGTCTGCAGTTCCCATGGCGGCCCGTGTGTCCCAGAAGGTAGGCGCAGAGGCGGATCCAACCAACTTCCTGCTGATGCACGCCATGGGACCCAATGTGGCAGGCGTTATCGGTACGGCGGTGGCTGCGGGAACCTTTATGGCCATCTTCGGTGTAATGTAA
- a CDS encoding biotin/lipoyl-containing protein has product MKNYTITVNGNVYDVTVEEKGAGAAPAPRAAAPAPAAPKAAPAPAAPKAAAGAIEVKAGAAGKVFKIEAGVGTKVDRGDAVVIIEAMKMEIPVVAPEAGTVASIEVAVGDAIEAGAVLATLN; this is encoded by the coding sequence ATGAAAAATTATACCATTACAGTCAATGGAAATGTATATGACGTAACTGTAGAAGAAAAAGGCGCGGGCGCAGCCCCGGCGCCCCGGGCGGCAGCTCCGGCACCGGCGGCTCCAAAGGCGGCTCCGGCACCGGCGGCTCCAAAGGCAGCGGCAGGCGCCATCGAAGTGAAGGCGGGCGCGGCCGGAAAGGTATTTAAGATCGAGGCCGGCGTGGGCACAAAGGTAGACAGAGGCGATGCAGTCGTGATCATCGAGGCCATGAAGATGGAGATCCCGGTAGTGGCTCCTGAGGCTGGCACGGTAGCCAGCATCGAGGTGGCTGTAGGCGACGCCATCGAGGCGGGCGCAGTACTGGCCACGCTGAACTAA
- a CDS encoding OadG family transporter subunit gives MKKRISVLIVVLAAFFGLAGCTSNSETLEYDEETIQQATEFLIEYCNSVDEDTIEEWNSRTDFAVEQELYSAGLPFTPESFLGAMDSWQSGIDECGAYAEHGEFNFEATADELTVTVPARFEERSATLEFIYDENLYLDSMTVSGIYSTGEILEKAGLNTVLGMGTVFCVLIFISIIIWLLKFIPAIEQFFRGRKAKEAPAQAEKEEVVQAVPETIDLADDLELVAVISAAIAAAEGTSTDGFVVRSIRRRPSNKWKA, from the coding sequence GTGAAAAAGAGAATCAGTGTATTAATCGTCGTCCTTGCGGCGTTTTTTGGCCTTGCCGGTTGTACTTCCAACAGCGAGACATTGGAATATGATGAAGAAACGATCCAGCAGGCTACAGAATTCCTGATCGAGTACTGTAACTCGGTGGACGAGGACACGATCGAAGAGTGGAACAGCAGAACGGATTTTGCTGTGGAACAGGAACTGTACAGCGCGGGACTTCCCTTTACCCCGGAGAGTTTCCTGGGCGCTATGGACAGTTGGCAGTCAGGGATAGATGAATGCGGAGCCTACGCGGAACATGGAGAATTCAATTTTGAGGCGACCGCGGACGAACTTACGGTGACGGTTCCGGCGAGATTTGAAGAGCGGTCAGCCACTCTGGAATTTATTTATGACGAGAACCTGTATCTGGACAGCATGACGGTGAGCGGGATCTACTCCACCGGAGAGATCCTGGAGAAGGCGGGATTGAATACAGTCCTGGGAATGGGAACGGTATTTTGTGTCCTGATCTTTATCTCCATCATCATCTGGCTTCTGAAGTTCATCCCGGCGATCGAGCAGTTCTTCCGGGGACGCAAAGCCAAAGAAGCCCCGGCCCAGGCAGAGAAGGAAGAGGTTGTGCAGGCAGTTCCGGAAACTATAGACCTTGCAGACGATCTGGAACTGGTAGCAGTGATCTCCGCGGCCATCGCGGCGGCGGAAGGGACATCCACAGATGGATTTGTGGTGCGCAGCATCCGCAGGCGCCCGTCAAATAAATGGAAAGCATAG
- a CDS encoding MurR/RpiR family transcriptional regulator — MGNKNELLQKIEDGYQKFSKGQKKLADFIREDYDKAAFLTAAKMGEEVGVSESTVVRFAMALGYDGYPGFQRALGELVRTKLNSIQRMEVTYGRISQGEILASVLQSDIEKIKLTMEAIDHGSFEMAVDTILKARRIYVIGIRSCAPLASFLSFYLNLICPNVTAVTTNSSSEIFEQLIRIGEEDVIIGISFPRYSMRTLKALEFASNRKAKVITLTDSVHSPMTLYSSCNLIARSDMASIVDSLVAPLSVVNALVVALCMKKQKEVISTLETLEQIWDEYQVYSKDELNMVGDKVELAGHEDQETDKTTKNS, encoded by the coding sequence ATGGGGAATAAGAACGAACTGTTACAGAAAATTGAGGATGGATACCAGAAGTTCAGCAAGGGCCAGAAGAAGCTGGCGGATTTCATCCGGGAGGACTACGATAAAGCGGCGTTTCTGACGGCGGCCAAAATGGGGGAAGAGGTAGGTGTCAGCGAGTCTACGGTAGTCCGGTTTGCCATGGCTCTTGGGTACGACGGGTATCCCGGGTTCCAGCGGGCCCTGGGAGAGCTGGTGCGCACCAAGCTGAACTCCATCCAGCGGATGGAAGTGACCTACGGCCGGATCAGCCAGGGAGAGATCCTGGCGTCGGTGCTGCAGTCGGACATCGAGAAGATCAAGCTGACCATGGAGGCCATCGACCACGGTTCCTTTGAGATGGCGGTGGACACCATCCTGAAGGCCAGGAGGATCTATGTGATCGGGATCCGCAGCTGCGCTCCGCTGGCCAGTTTCCTGAGCTTTTATCTGAACCTGATCTGCCCCAATGTGACGGCGGTCACCACCAACAGCTCCAGCGAGATCTTCGAGCAGCTGATCCGTATCGGCGAGGAGGATGTGATCATCGGCATCAGTTTTCCCCGGTATTCCATGCGGACCTTAAAGGCCCTGGAATTTGCCAGCAACCGGAAGGCCAAGGTGATCACTCTGACCGACAGTGTACATTCGCCTATGACCCTTTACTCCTCCTGCAACCTGATCGCCCGCAGCGATATGGCTTCCATTGTGGACTCCCTGGTGGCTCCCTTAAGCGTGGTTAATGCTCTGGTGGTGGCGCTGTGTATGAAGAAGCAGAAGGAAGTGATCTCCACCCTGGAGACCCTGGAGCAGATCTGGGATGAGTACCAGGTCTACAGCAAGGACGAGCTGAACATGGTGGGGGACAAGGTGGAGCTTGCCGGACATGAGGACCAGGAGACGGACAAGACAACCAAGAACTCTTAG